Proteins encoded by one window of uncultured Ilyobacter sp.:
- a CDS encoding FAD-binding protein — MIAYTKQEYSTDILIIGGGIAAIFAATRATKNGAKVIVVDKGSVGRSGQTPFASAMSIFDEELGHKRDEWHRIIEENSKKLNNPAYLDSYMDYSKEIYKELEKWKATGIGFGGVLRKKLLNDKNIKVIERTMITTLLEENGIVAGAIGFQLDKEEAVVVKAKSVILCTGAGAFKPNGFQVCSLTFDGDAMAYRIGAKISGKEFVDTHDNDPDSPAYCWGQWQGMWRMGLPKLTEGPMDGGGQALDLTGALEAHKGLIPVDTPRPDGPPPGGGDGKQGPPDGEKSDGHQGPPKSQDGEGDRPKGGRPEHPVGGASAGLSVHKAEGLFPSDDKCATNIKGLYAAGDCLSSMLVGPIYNGVGGFSVMGSAVQGAVAGEASAKYVSNKIIKNISDEKITNVINEMFEPLNNEKGYSPGWVEHLMQGILTPYYVLYIKEKKRLESALTMVKFYREHFVPELKAEDLHDLRKAHEVKNMLLNAEMKLRSSLFRTESRGNHYREDYPESDDKNWLAWVVIQQDNKGEMELEKFNRNDYKK, encoded by the coding sequence ATGATAGCCTATACAAAACAAGAGTATAGTACAGATATATTAATTATCGGTGGAGGGATTGCCGCCATTTTCGCAGCAACTAGAGCTACTAAAAATGGTGCAAAAGTTATAGTCGTAGATAAAGGCAGTGTAGGAAGATCTGGGCAGACACCCTTTGCCAGTGCTATGTCTATTTTTGATGAAGAGCTTGGTCATAAAAGAGATGAATGGCACAGAATAATAGAAGAAAATTCTAAAAAACTGAATAATCCTGCATATTTAGATTCATATATGGATTATTCCAAAGAGATATATAAAGAGTTGGAAAAATGGAAAGCAACTGGTATCGGATTTGGTGGAGTATTAAGAAAAAAACTACTGAATGATAAGAACATAAAAGTTATAGAAAGAACAATGATTACCACACTTCTCGAGGAGAATGGTATTGTTGCAGGGGCGATAGGTTTTCAGTTGGATAAAGAAGAAGCTGTAGTTGTAAAGGCAAAATCAGTAATCTTATGTACAGGAGCTGGTGCATTTAAACCAAATGGTTTTCAAGTTTGCTCATTGACTTTTGATGGTGATGCAATGGCTTATAGAATAGGAGCAAAAATTTCCGGGAAAGAGTTTGTAGATACACATGACAATGATCCTGATTCCCCTGCATACTGCTGGGGGCAATGGCAGGGTATGTGGCGTATGGGACTTCCAAAATTAACAGAAGGACCTATGGACGGTGGAGGTCAGGCTCTTGATCTTACTGGAGCTCTTGAGGCACATAAGGGTTTAATTCCTGTGGATACGCCGAGGCCAGATGGGCCGCCTCCAGGTGGAGGAGATGGGAAACAGGGCCCACCAGATGGTGAAAAATCAGATGGGCATCAAGGACCACCTAAAAGTCAAGATGGAGAGGGAGATCGTCCAAAAGGAGGTCGTCCAGAGCATCCTGTCGGAGGAGCATCAGCAGGACTCAGTGTACATAAGGCTGAAGGATTATTTCCAAGTGATGATAAGTGTGCAACTAATATCAAGGGATTATACGCAGCTGGAGACTGCCTGTCTTCTATGCTGGTTGGACCTATTTATAATGGAGTAGGTGGATTTTCTGTAATGGGGTCAGCTGTACAAGGTGCTGTTGCAGGAGAAGCCTCTGCAAAATATGTAAGTAATAAAATTATAAAAAATATTAGTGATGAAAAAATAACAAATGTAATTAATGAGATGTTTGAACCTTTAAATAATGAAAAAGGATATTCTCCAGGATGGGTTGAGCACTTGATGCAAGGAATTTTGACACCTTATTATGTATTGTACATAAAAGAAAAAAAAAGATTGGAATCTGCACTTACAATGGTTAAGTTTTACAGAGAGCATTTTGTACCGGAATTAAAAGCGGAGGATCTTCATGATTTGAGAAAAGCACACGAAGTAAAAAACATGCTTCTCAATGCAGAGATGAAACTGAGATCATCACTTTTCAGAACTGAAAGCAGAGGGAATCATTACAGGGAAGATTACCCGGAAAGTGATGATAAAAACTGGCTTGCTTGGGTTGTTATTCAACAGGATAATAAGGGCGAGATGGAACTGGAAAAATTCAATAGAAATGATTATAAAAAATGA
- a CDS encoding OmpA family protein: MTKKLLAAALIITSLSACQSTNPYTREEQFNKTSKYAAGGAVVGAVAGQVIGKDTEGTLTGAAAGTALGAGLGYYFDRQEAALRQELERTGVSLRRTADNTLELVMPGNLTFRTGSSDINSGFYDVLDSVAKILVEYKNTTIFVSGHTDNTGSLATNQRLSRERASSVARYLSSRGVLSSRISSQGFDYQFPIASNSTAAGREQNRRVEIEITGTK, encoded by the coding sequence ATGACAAAAAAATTATTAGCTGCAGCATTGATAATAACCTCGCTGTCGGCTTGTCAGAGTACAAACCCATATACGAGAGAGGAGCAATTTAATAAAACTAGTAAATACGCTGCAGGAGGGGCTGTAGTCGGGGCTGTTGCAGGGCAGGTTATAGGTAAGGATACTGAGGGTACTCTTACAGGTGCTGCCGCTGGTACGGCACTTGGAGCAGGTCTTGGATATTATTTTGACAGACAGGAAGCAGCACTCAGACAGGAACTTGAAAGAACAGGGGTAAGCTTAAGAAGAACCGCAGACAACACTTTAGAACTTGTAATGCCTGGAAACCTTACATTTAGGACAGGAAGTTCTGATATCAACAGTGGATTCTATGATGTGTTAGATTCTGTTGCAAAGATTCTTGTAGAGTATAAAAATACTACTATTTTTGTATCGGGACATACTGACAATACAGGTTCCCTTGCTACAAACCAGAGACTCTCACGAGAGAGAGCTAGCAGTGTAGCAAGATATCTCTCTTCTAGGGGTGTTCTTTCTTCTAGAATATCTTCTCAAGGGTTTGACTATCAATTTCCTATTGCTTCAAACTCAACTGCAGCAGGAAGAGAACAAAACAGAAGGGTAGAAATAGAAATTACAGGAACAAAGTAA
- a CDS encoding efflux RND transporter permease subunit yields MKIKKNITDISIKYPKFIISIFIIITLILSFFIPRIEIDTDPENMLSEDAFVRKFNNYAKKEFLLNDIIVVGIVNENRDEGVFNPKTLQDIDTLTENIKTWDGVIKEDIISPSTQDNISQGGVGEVIFEWLMKEPPKTIEDSLKIKNNIMSNPVLKGTMVSEDGKALALYIPIKSKDMSYEYSVMIKNITSKFSNGDSYYISGLPVAEDTFGVQMFKQMEISAPLAMVIIFILLKVFFKKNSLILSPMIISAMSVLMTMGLLIGMGYKVHIMSSMIPIFLMPIAVVDSVHILSVFHDLYPESLNKEKALRDTMDELFVPMLYTSLTTCVGFVSLALTPIPPVRIFGLFVAFGIAMAWILTVTFIPSYIILFIKEDSLADFGKSEDSKSSLIEKLLQKNSDFTFIHYKKIIAATCILVLISAYGISKIVINDNPVIWFEKNHEIRKADRVLNNHFAGTYMAYLILERDYQGEDIKNALEKTQLLFDEYRGKLGEKLYKDLNQAADSIYKTMAESENYSVQEYYSMVKDQAEIAINENDSFALEDVYDILGEYQSESQTFKNPKMLEYIDRLSQELDSNTNVGKSNSIIQIVKKVYQELLGGQEENFRIPDTTAGVAQSLLSFQNSHTPQMLWHFVTPDYEKGNIWVQLKNGDNKSMQEVSESIEAWMKKNNSPMKIKHNWAGLTYVNVIWQNEMVRGMLNSLMGSFVVVFIMMAFLFKSPLWGILSMIPLSVTVLFSYGMIGLVGKSYDMPVAVLSSLTLGLSVDFAIHFIERAREIYSEEKNWKTTLDRMHEKPARAVVKNSIIISVAFLPLLLAPLVPYKTVGILISAILMVSSIATFIILPALIKPLKERLFPQKNNT; encoded by the coding sequence ATGAAAATAAAAAAAAATATTACCGATATATCAATAAAATACCCAAAATTTATAATATCAATTTTTATAATCATCACTCTTATCCTTTCTTTTTTTATTCCGAGGATAGAGATTGATACAGACCCAGAGAATATGCTTTCAGAAGATGCCTTTGTGAGAAAATTTAATAATTATGCCAAAAAAGAATTTCTTCTAAATGATATCATCGTAGTAGGGATTGTAAATGAAAATAGAGATGAGGGAGTCTTTAATCCAAAAACTTTGCAGGACATAGACACTCTTACAGAGAATATTAAGACATGGGATGGAGTTATAAAGGAAGATATCATCTCTCCCTCAACCCAGGACAATATAAGCCAGGGAGGAGTGGGCGAGGTCATTTTTGAGTGGCTTATGAAAGAACCTCCCAAAACTATAGAGGATTCTCTCAAAATTAAAAACAACATCATGTCAAATCCAGTGTTAAAGGGCACTATGGTTTCAGAAGACGGAAAAGCCCTGGCCTTATACATTCCCATAAAATCTAAAGATATGAGTTATGAATATTCTGTAATGATAAAAAATATAACCTCAAAATTCAGTAATGGAGACTCCTACTATATAAGTGGACTTCCTGTAGCCGAAGATACCTTTGGTGTCCAGATGTTCAAACAGATGGAGATTTCAGCACCTTTAGCCATGGTTATAATTTTTATTCTTTTGAAAGTTTTTTTCAAAAAAAACAGTCTCATACTTTCACCTATGATTATTTCTGCCATGAGTGTTCTTATGACAATGGGACTCCTCATTGGAATGGGGTATAAAGTACATATTATGAGTTCTATGATACCGATATTTCTAATGCCGATAGCTGTAGTTGATTCTGTACATATTCTTAGTGTATTTCATGACCTTTATCCAGAATCCTTAAATAAAGAAAAAGCTCTTCGAGATACCATGGATGAACTCTTTGTTCCCATGCTCTATACCTCTCTCACAACCTGTGTGGGATTTGTTTCTCTTGCCTTAACCCCTATACCTCCAGTTAGGATTTTCGGGTTATTTGTGGCCTTTGGGATAGCCATGGCATGGATTCTCACTGTTACATTTATTCCCTCCTATATAATTTTATTTATCAAGGAGGATTCCCTCGCAGATTTCGGTAAAAGTGAAGATTCAAAAAGCAGCCTCATCGAGAAACTTCTCCAAAAGAACAGTGACTTTACTTTTATTCATTATAAAAAAATAATTGCGGCAACTTGTATCCTCGTGCTTATCTCTGCTTACGGTATAAGCAAGATAGTCATAAATGACAATCCAGTCATCTGGTTTGAAAAAAATCATGAGATCAGAAAAGCAGACAGGGTATTAAACAATCACTTTGCCGGTACATACATGGCCTATCTGATTTTAGAAAGGGATTATCAGGGTGAGGATATAAAAAATGCTTTAGAGAAAACTCAACTTTTATTTGACGAGTACAGGGGGAAGCTGGGAGAAAAGTTATACAAGGATTTGAACCAGGCTGCCGACTCCATCTATAAAACAATGGCAGAGTCTGAGAACTATTCTGTCCAGGAATATTATTCCATGGTAAAAGATCAGGCTGAGATAGCTATAAATGAAAATGACTCCTTTGCCCTAGAGGATGTCTACGATATTTTAGGAGAATATCAGTCTGAAAGCCAGACATTTAAAAATCCAAAAATGCTAGAGTACATAGACAGGCTCTCTCAGGAGCTAGACTCCAATACCAATGTGGGTAAAAGCAACAGCATTATACAGATTGTAAAAAAAGTATATCAGGAGCTTCTTGGAGGACAGGAAGAGAATTTTAGGATTCCTGACACAACAGCTGGTGTGGCTCAGTCTCTCTTATCATTTCAAAACAGCCATACCCCTCAGATGCTCTGGCATTTTGTGACTCCTGACTATGAAAAGGGAAACATCTGGGTGCAGCTGAAAAACGGGGACAATAAAAGTATGCAGGAGGTGAGTGAAAGTATAGAGGCGTGGATGAAAAAAAACAACTCTCCTATGAAAATAAAACATAACTGGGCAGGGCTTACTTATGTCAATGTAATCTGGCAAAATGAAATGGTTCGGGGGATGTTAAATTCCCTCATGGGATCCTTTGTGGTAGTTTTTATCATGATGGCATTTCTTTTCAAATCCCCCTTATGGGGAATCCTAAGTATGATTCCTCTCAGTGTCACTGTTTTATTCTCCTATGGCATGATAGGCTTAGTTGGAAAAAGTTATGATATGCCTGTTGCAGTACTATCGTCACTTACATTAGGATTATCAGTGGATTTCGCTATACATTTCATAGAGCGAGCCCGTGAGATATACTCAGAGGAGAAAAACTGGAAAACTACTCTGGACAGGATGCACGAAAAACCTGCAAGGGCAGTTGTGAAAAATTCCATAATCATATCTGTTGCATTTTTACCTCTTCTACTTGCACCATTGGTTCCGTATAAAACTGTGGGTATTTTAATTTCTGCAATTTTAATGGTTTCTTCTATAGCCACTTTTATTATTTTACCTGCACTTATAAAACCACTTAAAGAAAGATTATTTCCACAAAAAAATAATACATAA
- a CDS encoding FAD-binding protein, with translation MTNYSKNIYSTDVLVIGGGIAAVFAATRATEAGAKVVVVDKGSIGRSGQTPFASEMTIFDEEAGHDRANWHRILEENSKKLNNPAYLDMYMDYSKEIYNDLEKWGATDTGFGKVFRDKLLANSNIKVIERTMVTTLLEEDGHIAGATGFKLDREEAVVIKAKAVILCTGAGGFKPNGFQVYSLTFDGDAMAYRIGAKISGKEFVDTHDTNNETPAYCWGLPFQRKWSMGLPKEIAGPVDGGGMALDLSSAIEAHKGLIPVEMKRPEGPPPGGDKPPMDKRPEGDRPPMGKESEGKPGEGGAPPEMSGGMVGGASAGLSVHKAEGLFPSDDKCATNIKGLYAAGDCLSSMLVGPIYNGVVGFSSIGSAVQGAVAGKVAAKYVKGKSFINILDSKISAAINEMFEPLNNEKGYSPGWIEHLIQGVLTPYYVLFIKDKDRLESALTMVEFYIDHFLPNLRAEDLHDLRKAHEVKNMLLNAEMKLRSSLFRTESRGNHYREDYPDSNDKDWLAWVVMQKNDDGSMKLEKFNVDDFKKLIV, from the coding sequence GTGACGAATTATTCGAAAAATATATACAGTACTGATGTATTAGTTATTGGCGGTGGAATAGCAGCTGTGTTTGCAGCTACTAGAGCAACTGAAGCTGGTGCAAAAGTAGTTGTGGTTGATAAGGGAAGTATCGGAAGATCAGGTCAAACACCTTTTGCAAGTGAAATGACAATTTTTGATGAAGAGGCAGGCCATGACAGAGCTAACTGGCACCGAATATTAGAAGAAAATTCTAAAAAATTAAATAACCCGGCATATCTAGATATGTACATGGATTACTCTAAAGAGATCTATAATGATCTAGAAAAGTGGGGAGCTACCGATACAGGTTTTGGTAAAGTATTCAGAGATAAATTACTTGCTAATAGTAATATCAAAGTTATCGAAAGAACAATGGTAACAACATTATTGGAAGAGGATGGTCATATTGCTGGTGCTACAGGTTTTAAGCTGGACAGAGAAGAAGCTGTAGTTATTAAAGCTAAAGCAGTGATTTTGTGTACAGGAGCCGGTGGCTTCAAACCAAATGGTTTTCAAGTTTATTCGCTGACATTTGATGGAGATGCCATGGCTTATAGAATAGGTGCTAAAATTTCCGGGAAAGAGTTCGTAGATACACATGATACAAATAATGAAACACCTGCATATTGTTGGGGACTACCATTTCAGAGAAAGTGGAGCATGGGACTTCCAAAAGAAATTGCTGGGCCAGTTGATGGCGGAGGTATGGCACTTGATTTAAGTTCGGCTATAGAGGCACATAAGGGCTTGATTCCAGTAGAAATGAAAAGACCTGAAGGTCCGCCGCCTGGTGGAGATAAACCACCTATGGATAAAAGACCTGAAGGTGATAGACCACCAATGGGGAAAGAATCTGAGGGAAAACCGGGAGAAGGAGGAGCACCTCCGGAAATGTCAGGAGGTATGGTAGGAGGAGCATCTGCTGGGCTTAGTGTTCATAAGGCTGAAGGATTATTTCCCAGTGACGATAAATGTGCAACGAATATAAAAGGATTATATGCAGCAGGAGATTGTCTCTCTTCCATGTTAGTTGGACCCATATACAACGGTGTTGTAGGGTTTTCTTCAATAGGTTCTGCTGTACAGGGAGCCGTTGCAGGGAAGGTAGCAGCGAAATATGTAAAAGGAAAATCTTTTATAAATATTTTGGACTCGAAAATCTCAGCAGCTATTAATGAGATGTTTGAGCCCTTGAATAATGAAAAAGGATATTCACCTGGATGGATTGAGCACTTAATACAAGGAGTTTTAACACCATATTATGTCCTATTTATAAAAGATAAAGATAGATTAGAATCGGCACTTACAATGGTTGAATTTTATATAGATCACTTTTTACCAAATTTAAGGGCAGAAGATCTACATGACTTAAGAAAAGCACATGAAGTAAAAAATATGCTTCTCAATGCTGAGATGAAACTTCGATCTTCACTTTTTAGAACTGAGAGCAGGGGTAACCATTACAGGGAAGACTACCCAGACAGTAATGATAAAGACTGGCTAGCTTGGGTTGTTATGCAGAAAAATGATGATGGCAGTATGAAACTTGAAAAATTTAATGTGGATGATTTTAAAAAGTTGATTGTTTAA
- a CDS encoding twin-arginine translocase TatA/TatE family subunit has protein sequence MGSTELLIVLAIVVLVFGSSAIPKLAKSVGEARREFNKAIKDEEKTEIKKDGEV, from the coding sequence ATGGGTTCAACAGAATTATTGATCGTTTTGGCTATAGTAGTCCTTGTATTTGGGTCATCAGCAATACCGAAGTTAGCTAAATCAGTGGGAGAGGCAAGAAGAGAGTTTAATAAAGCAATAAAAGATGAAGAAAAAACAGAGATAAAAAAAGACGGAGAAGTATAG
- a CDS encoding FAD-binding protein, producing the protein MYVNRRAFIKGALGIGVAGAAIAAGLIKNRSPKEISQLMENALEQETDILVIGGGIAGVFAALRASRNGAKVVLVDKGSVGRSGQTPFANGFAVFDESNGDDRATWHKNMATNTEGIHRPEYLDLLMDYSKEIYEEMKSWGATKVGFGKVLREKIHSEGIQIIERTMLTTLLEKDGKVAGAVGFKLDSEKAIVIKAKSVILCTGAGAFKPNGFQVRSLTSDGDVMAYRIGGKISGKEFVDTHFTGSDNPGYCWGNWKNQWKTGIMKVGGPEANGMGLDLNIYHSAHAANIPVTMGPPGKSDGEGTPSEKENSGEKSTGMGGGKPPGMGDGDPIGGSTAGMGVHKSEGLFPTDAKCGTNIEGLFAAGDCLSSMLVGGKYVGVIGFALSGSATQGALAGEVGAEYIKTADMVKIDDSIIKAVKEEMFAPRQLEKGYDPSWVTQMLKFNTIPYYVLYIKKEDRLKAALKNIEFFRDHFADKMMASDAHELRLVHETRNMLLNAEMKLKASLFRTESRGNHYREDYPKTNDNDWLAWVVIEKGKDGSMKLSKVPVNG; encoded by the coding sequence ATGTATGTTAATAGACGGGCATTTATTAAGGGTGCTCTTGGTATAGGTGTAGCAGGTGCAGCCATAGCAGCAGGACTTATAAAGAACAGGTCACCTAAAGAGATCTCACAGCTGATGGAAAATGCACTGGAACAGGAAACAGATATTCTGGTGATCGGCGGAGGTATCGCAGGTGTATTTGCGGCTCTAAGAGCCAGCAGAAATGGAGCCAAGGTGGTACTTGTAGATAAGGGAAGTGTGGGAAGATCCGGACAGACTCCTTTTGCCAATGGATTTGCTGTATTTGACGAATCCAACGGAGATGACAGAGCTACATGGCATAAAAATATGGCCACAAATACTGAGGGAATACACAGACCAGAATATCTGGATCTGCTAATGGATTATTCTAAAGAGATATATGAAGAGATGAAGTCATGGGGAGCCACAAAGGTTGGTTTTGGTAAGGTTCTCAGAGAAAAAATTCATAGTGAAGGAATTCAAATAATAGAAAGAACCATGCTGACTACACTTCTTGAAAAAGACGGGAAAGTGGCAGGAGCAGTGGGATTTAAATTAGACAGTGAAAAGGCTATAGTTATAAAGGCTAAATCTGTGATTCTCTGCACCGGAGCCGGGGCATTTAAACCAAATGGTTTTCAAGTACGTTCACTGACAAGTGACGGGGATGTCATGGCCTATAGAATAGGTGGAAAAATTTCAGGAAAAGAGTTTGTAGACACTCATTTTACTGGATCTGATAACCCTGGATATTGCTGGGGAAACTGGAAAAATCAATGGAAAACCGGAATCATGAAAGTTGGAGGACCAGAAGCAAATGGAATGGGACTGGACCTCAATATATATCACAGTGCACATGCAGCCAATATACCAGTTACAATGGGACCTCCCGGAAAAAGTGATGGAGAAGGAACTCCATCTGAGAAAGAAAACTCTGGAGAAAAATCTACTGGAATGGGAGGAGGGAAACCACCAGGAATGGGTGACGGTGATCCTATAGGAGGATCTACAGCAGGAATGGGAGTTCACAAGAGTGAGGGACTTTTCCCAACTGATGCCAAATGCGGAACCAATATAGAGGGGCTATTTGCAGCAGGGGACTGCCTGTCATCTATGCTGGTAGGAGGCAAGTATGTAGGAGTAATCGGATTTGCTCTATCGGGTTCTGCAACACAGGGAGCCTTGGCAGGAGAAGTGGGAGCTGAATATATAAAAACAGCTGATATGGTAAAGATCGATGATTCTATCATCAAAGCTGTAAAAGAAGAGATGTTTGCACCTAGACAGCTGGAAAAAGGATATGATCCTTCATGGGTGACACAGATGTTAAAATTTAACACGATTCCATATTATGTCTTGTACATAAAGAAAGAAGACAGACTAAAAGCCGCTCTTAAAAATATAGAGTTTTTCAGAGATCACTTTGCAGATAAAATGATGGCAAGTGATGCCCATGAATTGAGGCTGGTACACGAAACCAGGAATATGCTCTTAAATGCAGAGATGAAGCTAAAGGCGTCATTGTTTAGGACAGAAAGCAGAGGGAATCACTACAGAGAGGATTATCCTAAAACAAATGACAATGATTGGCTGGCCTGGGTTGTAATCGAAAAAGGCAAAGACGGAAGCATGAAGCTGTCTAAAGTACCGGTAAATGGATAG
- the tatC gene encoding twin-arginine translocase subunit TatC, with protein sequence MEANAASDKYMHIFEHLKEFRKRLIISLISFAIFVVVAFAIHNQIVDLFIKFYSSIPSGGENKLFVNSIVEGMTTKIKISLIMGLILSMPLHIYNIVAFIFPALNIKEKRCLAAALICSFILVIMSIYLSYFKILPISIKFLTDSDFIPQDVGLLLNYNTNLFYALYFVFWSIIGFQSPIVFVLLMAFNIIKRKTALAASRYIIVLIFIVSAVVTPPDVVSQVGLALPLVILYFLAILVAKIFKFGE encoded by the coding sequence ATGGAAGCAAATGCAGCATCAGATAAGTATATGCATATATTTGAACATCTTAAGGAGTTTAGGAAAAGGCTTATTATTTCACTGATTAGTTTTGCAATATTTGTTGTCGTGGCATTTGCTATTCACAATCAGATTGTAGATCTGTTCATTAAATTTTACTCCTCTATACCCAGCGGCGGAGAGAATAAGCTATTTGTGAACTCCATAGTTGAAGGGATGACAACGAAAATTAAAATATCCCTGATTATGGGGCTTATTCTTTCGATGCCTTTGCATATCTATAACATTGTAGCCTTTATTTTTCCAGCCTTAAACATAAAGGAGAAGAGATGCCTTGCGGCGGCACTGATCTGTAGTTTTATATTGGTAATAATGAGTATTTATTTGTCATATTTTAAGATACTTCCCATCTCAATTAAATTTTTGACAGACAGTGACTTTATACCTCAGGATGTGGGACTCCTATTGAATTACAATACCAATTTATTTTATGCTTTATATTTTGTATTTTGGTCTATTATCGGGTTTCAGAGCCCTATAGTTTTTGTGCTGTTAATGGCATTTAATATCATAAAGAGAAAGACGGCTCTTGCAGCTAGCAGATATATTATTGTTTTAATATTTATAGTTTCGGCAGTTGTGACACCGCCAGATGTGGTGAGTCAGGTAGGATTGGCACTTCCTCTTGTGATACTGTACTTTTTGGCTATTCTAGTGGCAAAAATATTTAAGTTTGGAGAGTAG
- a CDS encoding FMN-binding protein, whose translation MKKIQDYRFLVQLLCLILTAVSFSISFKFTSLLILTLTFFTGVFYCGWVCPFGFIQDSFGYIGSAFGIKKRKIPKFIHRILKFSRYLILMLLLLNWSDFIFTAMQFDPRVNFLSLVSGNTVIIISILVLVFFSLVSIFFQRPFCNYLCVQGAKYGLLSLFRVFTIKRDADKCVNCKKCEQVCPMHIDITNTGNLRDPNCINCFQCISSCPVEKTLSFGRVKLSRPKKIHFSKVIVLLTLALSLFIYYSSSISHASGNNGQTITAEKVEGIADADIAIGIKDGSYEGNSKGYKGTVKVEVTVKNEIIQNIDIISHEDDAVWFNRAKNNVLGEIIKSQNTDVDTVAGATYSSTGIINAVSNAVKTGAQ comes from the coding sequence ATGAAAAAAATTCAGGATTACCGATTTTTAGTTCAGCTTTTATGTTTGATTTTAACTGCAGTATCATTTTCTATAAGTTTCAAATTTACATCTTTACTGATTCTGACCCTTACATTTTTTACGGGGGTATTCTACTGTGGATGGGTGTGTCCCTTTGGATTTATACAGGATTCCTTTGGTTATATAGGGAGCGCCTTTGGAATCAAAAAGAGAAAAATCCCAAAATTTATTCACAGGATTTTAAAATTTAGCAGATATCTGATTTTAATGCTTTTATTGTTGAACTGGTCAGACTTTATATTCACTGCTATGCAATTTGACCCGAGGGTAAATTTTCTAAGCTTAGTATCAGGAAACACTGTAATTATAATATCCATTTTAGTTCTGGTGTTTTTTTCCTTGGTTTCGATATTCTTTCAGAGACCTTTTTGTAATTATCTCTGCGTTCAGGGAGCCAAGTACGGTCTGCTAAGTCTTTTCAGAGTTTTTACGATAAAAAGAGACGCTGATAAATGCGTAAATTGTAAAAAATGTGAGCAAGTTTGTCCCATGCATATAGATATCACAAATACAGGAAATCTACGAGATCCAAACTGTATAAACTGCTTTCAGTGTATAAGCAGCTGTCCTGTAGAAAAAACCCTTAGCTTTGGTAGGGTTAAACTAAGTAGACCGAAAAAGATTCATTTTTCAAAAGTTATCGTCTTACTTACATTAGCTTTATCTCTCTTTATTTATTACAGCTCGTCTATAAGTCATGCATCAGGTAATAATGGACAGACTATAACAGCGGAAAAAGTCGAGGGAATTGCAGATGCAGACATTGCAATAGGGATTAAAGACGGATCATATGAGGGAAATTCTAAAGGTTATAAGGGAACAGTAAAGGTAGAAGTAACAGTGAAAAACGAAATTATTCAAAATATTGATATTATAAGCCATGAAGATGATGCTGTCTGGTTCAATAGAGCAAAAAATAACGTTCTTGGGGAAATAATAAAAAGTCAAAACACTGATGTAGACACTGTCGCAGGAGCAACTTATTCTTCAACAGGAATAATAAATGCCGTTTCAAATGCAGTCAAAACCGGTGCTCAATAA
- a CDS encoding ferredoxin family protein, protein MIKVINDKCKACGECILACPCDVLRMDKETGLATVKYPDDCQLCNLCVYYCPYDAMELTAEKNGKLVLSWS, encoded by the coding sequence ATGATCAAAGTGATTAATGATAAGTGTAAAGCTTGTGGTGAATGTATACTAGCATGTCCTTGTGATGTACTTAGAATGGATAAAGAAACTGGTCTAGCTACTGTAAAATACCCTGATGACTGTCAGCTCTGTAATCTATGTGTCTACTATTGTCCCTACGATGCCATGGAATTGACAGCTGAAAAAAATGGAAAGCTTGTACTCAGCTGGAGTTAA
- a CDS encoding twin-arginine translocase TatA/TatE family subunit: MFGLGFTEIIIILVVILVVVKPEDLPKFFKRIGQLYSELKKTCSDVNKMKDDFIKLADEEEAKEDRDIPESAELSSRE; this comes from the coding sequence ATGTTTGGATTGGGATTTACAGAGATTATTATTATTTTGGTGGTTATTCTGGTAGTTGTAAAACCAGAAGATCTGCCTAAATTTTTCAAAAGAATAGGACAACTCTATAGTGAACTGAAAAAAACATGCAGTGATGTCAATAAGATGAAGGATGATTTCATAAAACTAGCCGATGAAGAAGAGGCTAAAGAGGATAGAGATATACCTGAGTCTGCAGAATTGTCCAGTAGAGAATAA